In a genomic window of Streptococcus oralis subsp. tigurinus:
- the truB gene encoding tRNA pseudouridine(55) synthase TruB produces MNGIINLKKEAGMTSHDAVFKLRKILGTKKIGHGGTLDPDVVGVLPIAVGKATRMVEFMQDEGKVYEGEITLGYSTTTEDASGEVVAETLVLSPLDEKLVDEAIASLTGSITQIPPMYSAVKVNGRKLYEYARAGQEVERPERQVTIYQFERTSPISYEGELVRFTFRVKCSKGTYIRTLSVDLGEKLGYAAHMSHLTRTSAAGLQLEDALTLDEIAEKVEAGQLDFLHPLEIGTGDLVKVFLSPEEATEVRFGRFIKLDQTDQELAAFEGDKLLAILEKRDNFYKPRKVFS; encoded by the coding sequence ATGAACGGTATTATCAACTTAAAAAAAGAAGCGGGGATGACCTCGCATGACGCGGTTTTTAAACTGCGTAAGATTTTGGGAACCAAGAAGATTGGTCATGGTGGGACCTTGGATCCGGATGTAGTGGGAGTTCTGCCAATCGCGGTTGGCAAGGCAACCCGTATGGTCGAATTTATGCAGGACGAGGGCAAGGTCTATGAGGGAGAGATTACTCTGGGCTATTCAACGACGACCGAGGATGCTAGTGGGGAAGTGGTCGCAGAGACTCTTGTTTTGTCGCCCTTGGATGAAAAGCTTGTCGATGAAGCGATTGCGAGTCTGACTGGGTCTATTACTCAGATTCCACCTATGTACTCGGCTGTCAAGGTCAATGGTCGTAAGCTCTATGAGTATGCGCGTGCAGGTCAGGAAGTGGAGCGCCCAGAACGTCAGGTGACTATTTATCAATTTGAGAGGACGAGTCCGATTTCTTATGAAGGCGAACTTGTACGTTTTACTTTTCGTGTGAAATGCAGTAAGGGAACTTATATCCGTACCTTGTCAGTTGACTTGGGAGAAAAGCTTGGTTACGCGGCCCATATGTCCCATCTGACACGGACTAGTGCTGCAGGGTTACAACTGGAGGATGCTCTTACCTTGGACGAAATTGCTGAAAAAGTGGAGGCTGGTCAGCTGGACTTTCTCCATCCTCTTGAAATTGGAACGGGGGATCTTGTCAAAGTTTTCCTAAGTCCAGAAGAGGCTACAGAAGTGCGCTTTGGTCGTTTTATCAAGCTAGACCAAACAGATCAAGAACTGGCTGCCTTTGAGGGGGATAAATTGCTAGCCATTCTAGAAAAAAGGGACAATTTTTACAAACCAAGGAAGGTTTTTAGCTAG
- the udk gene encoding uridine kinase has translation MQNRPIIIGVTGGSGGGKTSVSRAILSHFPDEKISMIEHDSYYKDQSHLTFEERVKTNYDHPFAFDTDLMIEQIKELLAGRPVDIPTYDYTAHTRSSKTYRQEPQDVFIVEGILVLEDKRLRDLMDIKIFVDTDDDVRIIRRIKRDMEERGRSLDSVIDQYLGVVKPMYHQFIEPTKRYADIVIPEGVSNTVAIDLLTTKIAKILEEARNSK, from the coding sequence ATGCAAAATAGACCAATCATTATCGGAGTGACAGGTGGTTCTGGTGGTGGTAAGACCAGTGTTTCAAGAGCCATTTTATCGCATTTTCCTGATGAAAAGATTTCCATGATTGAGCATGATTCATATTACAAGGATCAGTCTCACTTGACCTTTGAAGAGCGTGTCAAAACCAACTACGATCATCCTTTTGCTTTTGATACAGACTTGATGATTGAGCAGATAAAGGAATTGTTGGCAGGGCGTCCGGTGGACATTCCAACTTATGACTATACAGCGCATACACGGAGCAGCAAGACCTATCGTCAGGAGCCTCAAGATGTCTTTATCGTTGAGGGAATTTTGGTCTTGGAGGACAAGCGTCTGCGCGATTTGATGGATATCAAGATTTTTGTGGATACGGATGATGATGTGCGCATTATTCGTCGGATCAAGCGTGATATGGAAGAGCGTGGCCGTAGTCTAGATAGCGTTATTGATCAGTATTTGGGTGTGGTTAAACCTATGTATCACCAGTTCATCGAGCCGACCAAGCGCTATGCGGATATCGTCATTCCTGAGGGAGTTAGCAATACAGTCGCTATTGACCTTTTGACAACCAAGATTGCAAAGATTTTGGAAGAAGCTCGTAACAGCAAATAA